A genome region from Glutamicibacter arilaitensis Re117 includes the following:
- a CDS encoding GNAT family N-acetyltransferase: MWQDVGVMELNDELQLAVSLEPHAVRSAALIWARATALRDGLPEPATGEEKMPGIQRRLSLEGSRLLLARQADTYVGFTLFAPQAENLEIFYLAVGPDSWGSGVASALLVGAEEHARSLGRAALELWVINDNDRALGVYERAGFADTKQVKLDEFSDQIERRLLKQI, from the coding sequence TTGTGGCAGGATGTTGGGGTGATGGAATTGAATGATGAATTACAGCTGGCCGTGAGTCTTGAGCCACATGCGGTCAGGAGTGCCGCATTGATTTGGGCTCGCGCCACGGCACTGCGTGACGGGCTTCCAGAGCCGGCAACTGGCGAGGAAAAAATGCCAGGGATCCAAAGGCGCCTGAGTTTGGAAGGATCCCGGCTACTCCTTGCAAGGCAAGCCGACACGTACGTGGGTTTCACGCTATTCGCACCACAGGCAGAAAATCTGGAAATCTTTTACCTGGCAGTGGGCCCAGATTCGTGGGGCAGCGGCGTGGCAAGCGCCTTGCTCGTCGGCGCGGAAGAGCATGCCCGGAGCCTAGGTCGGGCCGCTCTCGAACTCTGGGTCATCAATGACAACGACCGTGCCCTCGGTGTCTACGAGAGGGCAGGATTTGCGGATACGAAACAGGTGAAACTCGACGAATTTTCCGACCAAATCGAACGACGCCTGCTCAAGCAAATTTGA
- a CDS encoding GNAT family N-acetyltransferase, with amino-acid sequence MRETDQEVGYVRFEHVAPDEIWAEVTSLFVLCFAAHPYNESADELQSIVQWGPEKLASPGGRLVVTRHDGQLVGFALSQRLDQDSSWLQRLNGMPPMLDLDILPSRTLVVQELAVNKNFRGRGIAKQCIRELLSNRAEQDAVLGVFGQATQVREMYRHWGFSELGTSPIYGGTVTLHALHHKLPWTA; translated from the coding sequence ATGAGAGAGACCGATCAAGAAGTTGGTTACGTCCGGTTCGAGCATGTTGCCCCGGACGAGATTTGGGCTGAAGTCACAAGTCTCTTCGTCTTGTGTTTCGCAGCCCATCCTTACAATGAATCAGCAGATGAGCTACAAAGTATTGTTCAATGGGGCCCAGAGAAACTTGCTAGTCCTGGTGGGCGGCTTGTCGTGACGAGGCACGATGGTCAACTGGTCGGCTTTGCTTTATCTCAGAGGCTTGACCAGGACAGCTCTTGGTTGCAACGACTCAATGGGATGCCGCCAATGCTAGATTTGGACATCTTGCCTTCGAGAACCTTGGTTGTCCAGGAACTCGCTGTCAACAAAAACTTTCGAGGCCGTGGGATAGCCAAACAATGCATCCGTGAACTTCTCTCTAACCGAGCCGAACAAGATGCCGTCCTAGGTGTTTTTGGCCAAGCCACCCAAGTCCGAGAAATGTATAGGCACTGGGGTTTTTCGGAGCTCGGCACCTCTCCCATTTACGGCGGAACCGTGACCCTGCATGCCTTGCATCACAAACTTCCATGGACGGCCTAG
- a CDS encoding GNAT family N-acetyltransferase has protein sequence MKLESSTITSIQLAWAQILGVPPEALEIEGNRVYREKDDSALLMFVSLFGTGILVGPSWAKEAAQNLTDTELASHAKLMEISAPYGGQALGEAELYYCDTAPPAPSLRPTASRQQEHAIALENICLPDDSAEVGLSEMESTFVLLSDCNNGPQPLAGAGYDIWEGKLAHLGVLTAPEKRQSGFGSNAVAIAMEQAMNCGLIPQWRARTDNTASIRTALRAGFEYVGTQTSVILEA, from the coding sequence ATGAAGCTAGAATCCAGCACCATCACAAGTATTCAATTGGCTTGGGCGCAGATCCTTGGCGTCCCCCCGGAAGCTCTGGAAATCGAAGGCAATCGGGTGTATCGCGAAAAGGACGATAGTGCCCTGCTCATGTTTGTTTCCTTGTTCGGAACTGGGATTCTGGTAGGCCCTTCCTGGGCGAAAGAAGCTGCCCAAAACTTGACCGACACCGAACTTGCCAGTCATGCGAAACTGATGGAAATCAGCGCTCCATATGGCGGCCAAGCTCTCGGCGAAGCGGAACTGTATTACTGCGACACAGCACCACCGGCCCCAAGTCTCCGACCGACAGCGAGCCGCCAGCAAGAGCACGCTATTGCACTGGAGAACATCTGCCTGCCCGACGATTCGGCGGAAGTAGGCTTGAGCGAGATGGAGAGTACCTTTGTCCTACTCAGCGATTGCAACAATGGGCCACAACCACTGGCGGGTGCCGGTTACGATATTTGGGAAGGAAAACTGGCTCACCTCGGAGTCCTCACAGCACCCGAGAAACGGCAAAGTGGGTTCGGTTCTAATGCTGTTGCAATCGCAATGGAACAAGCAATGAACTGCGGTCTCATTCCGCAGTGGCGCGCCCGCACGGACAATACCGCTTCGATTCGCACGGCACTCCGCGCAGGATTCGAATACGTAGGAACCCAAACCAGCGTTATTCTCGAGGCATAG
- a CDS encoding alpha/beta hydrolase family protein: MSPETVQLRDRSRPSWSTPAQHRLLQARIWPTNGPTPAPVVVLSHGTGGAGEDLDWLAKPLNDAGFLVASVDHPGNSYNDEYLVEGFSFAWERARDISLLLDYLVAEHDIDVDRIGAAGFSFGGYTVAALLGGRIDVDIMGAMFRGLIPAPEVPEFPDLIKALRSKYSDAELTSLAESGARSMSDTRVRVGILLAPAIGRLLLPRSLQQISVPVLVRWGDDDSNTPPEDNAHLYRDLIPHAHGESLGSDVGHYVFLGDREDATGVRPHVAAETVEFFTSHLSVRHTD, from the coding sequence ATGAGCCCAGAGACGGTACAACTTCGAGATCGCTCGCGTCCAAGCTGGTCAACGCCGGCCCAGCATCGTTTGCTGCAGGCGCGCATCTGGCCCACAAATGGGCCAACGCCCGCGCCGGTTGTCGTACTTTCGCACGGCACCGGTGGCGCGGGAGAGGACCTGGACTGGCTCGCCAAGCCGTTGAACGACGCGGGATTCCTCGTGGCGTCGGTCGACCATCCCGGCAACAGCTACAACGACGAATACCTCGTCGAAGGATTCTCCTTCGCGTGGGAGCGAGCGCGGGACATCAGCCTCCTACTCGACTACCTTGTGGCGGAGCATGACATAGATGTTGACCGGATCGGGGCGGCTGGATTCTCGTTCGGGGGCTACACCGTCGCGGCGCTGCTCGGCGGCAGGATTGATGTAGACATCATGGGTGCGATGTTCCGCGGCTTAATCCCAGCGCCCGAGGTTCCGGAGTTCCCTGACTTGATCAAGGCGTTGCGGAGCAAGTACTCCGATGCCGAGTTGACCTCGTTGGCGGAATCCGGTGCGCGGTCGATGAGCGACACGCGCGTGCGGGTCGGTATCCTTCTGGCGCCCGCCATCGGGAGGCTCCTGCTCCCCCGGTCCTTGCAGCAGATTTCTGTCCCGGTGTTGGTGCGCTGGGGCGACGACGACAGCAACACACCGCCAGAGGACAACGCTCACCTTTACCGGGACCTTATTCCTCATGCTCATGGAGAGAGCCTTGGCTCGGATGTCGGGCACTACGTATTCCTTGGCGACCGAGAGGACGCCACCGGTGTGCGACCACATGTCGCAGCCGAGACCGTCGAGTTCTTCACTTCCCATCTCTCAGTACGCCACACGGACTGA
- a CDS encoding M24 family metallopeptidase, whose amino-acid sequence MSHRKVQSIARETMNVAQQSIYPGQHLTAVRDLCEETMLSLGADSFWYWGIGAFVFCGKDTTLSVPGKNYETADRTIASDDIITIDLSPQKDGIWGDFARTIIIEGGEPLQNSKSTQNAEWREGILAEEQLHTILVSVARPEMTFEELHARMNAYVVELGFENIDFLGNLGHSIERNSADRVYIEPGNTRRLGETELFTFEPHIKRPDGEYGYKHENIYQFHGSTLAAI is encoded by the coding sequence GTGTCTCATCGAAAAGTTCAATCAATCGCTCGGGAAACAATGAACGTTGCCCAGCAAAGCATTTATCCGGGGCAGCATCTAACTGCAGTTCGCGACCTCTGCGAAGAGACGATGTTGTCCCTGGGTGCTGATTCATTTTGGTATTGGGGAATAGGCGCCTTTGTCTTCTGCGGAAAAGATACGACCCTTTCTGTACCGGGTAAGAACTACGAAACTGCAGACCGAACCATCGCGTCGGACGACATTATCACCATCGATCTCAGTCCACAGAAAGACGGCATATGGGGAGATTTTGCTCGCACCATCATCATTGAGGGCGGCGAACCGCTACAAAATTCGAAGTCAACCCAGAACGCGGAGTGGCGCGAAGGGATCCTTGCTGAAGAACAACTGCACACAATCCTCGTCAGCGTGGCCAGACCAGAAATGACTTTCGAGGAGCTACATGCACGGATGAACGCCTATGTCGTTGAACTTGGATTTGAGAACATTGATTTCTTGGGTAATCTCGGGCATTCAATTGAACGGAATAGTGCCGACAGGGTATACATCGAGCCTGGGAACACACGACGACTCGGTGAAACTGAACTTTTCACTTTCGAACCGCATATTAAGCGACCTGACGGCGAGTACGGTTATAAGCACGAAAATATCTACCAGTTTCACGGCTCTACGTTGGCTGCGATCTAG
- a CDS encoding phosphotransferase, whose protein sequence is MEEVHLAGGNATDGVVRVGSTVRKPWSAATPSVLAYMRAVRNAGVDVPAVYGQDAQGRQVTEFVPGCLAMDSGPLSLSELSRVGRLVRTIHDASAAYETDFGSTWITHIPAPGADLICHNDLAPWNLLIGDRWVFIDWDAAAPSTRLWDLAYAAQSFTLNDASADPHMAAQALAAFIDGYDADEELRAALPSTMWQRTTAMHELLKNSHARGIEPWGTMFTTGHGDHWNTVTQFVRNNESLWLEAIRTVR, encoded by the coding sequence ATGGAAGAGGTTCACCTGGCTGGAGGCAACGCCACCGATGGCGTGGTGCGCGTCGGCTCCACGGTACGTAAACCGTGGTCGGCAGCCACTCCGAGTGTGCTCGCATATATGAGGGCTGTGCGCAACGCAGGCGTCGATGTGCCCGCGGTATATGGGCAAGACGCCCAGGGACGACAAGTGACAGAGTTTGTCCCCGGTTGCCTTGCCATGGACTCGGGGCCATTATCGCTCTCAGAGCTTTCCCGGGTAGGTCGCCTGGTGCGCACTATCCATGATGCCAGTGCGGCCTATGAGACGGACTTCGGCTCAACTTGGATCACACACATTCCGGCGCCCGGGGCCGACCTGATCTGCCACAACGATCTGGCCCCGTGGAATCTCCTCATCGGAGACCGATGGGTGTTCATCGATTGGGACGCGGCCGCACCTAGTACACGCCTATGGGATCTCGCATACGCCGCGCAGTCCTTCACGCTAAACGACGCATCGGCCGACCCTCATATGGCCGCACAAGCACTGGCAGCCTTCATTGACGGCTACGACGCCGACGAAGAGCTCCGGGCAGCGCTGCCCTCCACGATGTGGCAACGGACAACAGCTATGCACGAACTGCTCAAAAATTCCCATGCCAGGGGAATCGAACCGTGGGGGACGATGTTCACGACTGGCCACGGTGATCACTGGAACACCGTGACCCAGTTCGTGAGGAACAACGAGTCCCTTTGGCTCGAAGCGATCCGGACTGTTCGATAG
- a CDS encoding LysR family transcriptional regulator, with protein sequence MELHQLRILRELADLGSVNAVAKALFVSPSAVSQHLAQLQRNFPVPLTQKDGRRLVLTTEGKLLASAATSVASTLAEASARIRTQEQERDTPIRIAGFHSIGQTIFAPLLTYPEGQLPPLHFSDEDVSQQDFPALTSTYDLVLAHRMPHTDPWPEDRISVIPLAFEPLDVAIHRDHPLAKFGELSPEQVIDEPWVVSRSGFSPADVLETIAALAGKAPRIEHRVNDYATAGALVEASGCLGILPRFTARKTLDETVTLRPIKGLNSGRQIDLLLRAEHLHRITINDVIEAIRSTVKRLVIN encoded by the coding sequence ATGGAATTACATCAGTTGAGGATTCTGCGTGAACTCGCGGATTTGGGCAGCGTCAACGCCGTGGCGAAGGCCCTTTTTGTCTCGCCCTCGGCGGTCTCGCAGCATTTGGCCCAACTGCAGCGCAATTTCCCTGTGCCACTGACACAGAAGGACGGACGCAGGCTGGTCCTGACAACCGAGGGAAAACTGCTGGCCTCCGCCGCGACGTCAGTCGCTTCGACCCTGGCCGAGGCGTCGGCGAGGATCCGCACCCAGGAGCAAGAGCGGGACACACCCATTCGCATCGCGGGATTCCATTCCATTGGGCAGACCATTTTCGCCCCGTTGCTAACCTACCCGGAAGGCCAATTGCCCCCGCTGCACTTTTCCGACGAAGATGTCTCGCAGCAGGATTTTCCGGCGCTGACCTCGACGTACGATTTGGTGCTGGCGCACCGGATGCCGCACACGGACCCATGGCCCGAAGACCGAATCAGTGTTATACCTCTGGCTTTCGAACCGCTGGACGTGGCGATCCACCGAGATCATCCACTGGCCAAATTCGGAGAGCTCTCCCCCGAGCAGGTGATCGACGAACCCTGGGTCGTTTCCCGCTCAGGATTCTCACCGGCTGACGTTCTGGAAACCATCGCCGCGCTTGCCGGTAAAGCCCCGCGGATCGAGCACCGGGTCAACGATTACGCCACCGCCGGCGCCTTAGTTGAAGCCAGTGGTTGTCTGGGAATCCTCCCACGTTTCACAGCACGAAAGACTTTGGATGAAACGGTGACTTTACGACCAATCAAGGGATTGAATTCAGGGAGACAAATCGACCTTTTATTGAGAGCCGAGCACCTGCATCGAATTACTATCAATGATGTCATCGAGGCGATCAGGAGCACCGTGAAACGCTTGGTCATCAACTGA
- the tdh gene encoding L-threonine 3-dehydrogenase — protein MKALYKSGPHAGLELVDRPEPETGAHEVKIRVMTAGICGTDLHIEAYDDAAKAMINTPLVPGHEFYGEVVEIGDFVHGVKVGDRVSGEGHVVCGLCRNCRAGRKQMCINVDSVGVQRDGAFAEFVVIPESNVYIHRDERITPLLGAIFDPFGNAVHTALQFPMVGEDVLITGAGPIGLMAAAVARHVGARNIAITDVSEQRLELAKTMGIDLAVNVANTRIKEAQQKLGMVEGFDYGMEMSGHKTALPEMIENMNHGGKICMLGLPSTSIDINWGKVVTHMLTLKGIYGREMFETWYAMSAMLTSSEVMRERISSVVTDFLPATEWQQGFEAARSGHGGKVVLDWTVFSG, from the coding sequence ATGAAAGCACTGTACAAGTCCGGCCCGCACGCGGGGCTGGAACTCGTTGATCGCCCAGAACCAGAGACCGGCGCCCACGAGGTCAAGATCCGCGTCATGACCGCGGGTATCTGCGGTACCGATCTGCACATCGAAGCCTACGACGATGCAGCCAAGGCCATGATCAACACCCCGCTGGTTCCGGGCCACGAGTTCTACGGCGAAGTCGTGGAAATCGGCGATTTCGTGCACGGGGTCAAGGTTGGCGACCGTGTTTCCGGTGAAGGCCACGTAGTGTGCGGCCTGTGCCGCAACTGCCGCGCCGGACGCAAGCAGATGTGCATCAATGTCGACTCGGTCGGTGTGCAGCGCGACGGCGCCTTCGCAGAATTCGTCGTCATTCCCGAAAGCAATGTCTACATCCACCGCGATGAGCGCATCACCCCGCTGCTTGGCGCGATCTTCGATCCGTTCGGCAATGCCGTGCACACCGCACTGCAGTTCCCCATGGTTGGCGAAGACGTGCTGATTACCGGTGCTGGTCCTATCGGCCTGATGGCCGCGGCAGTTGCCCGCCATGTAGGTGCACGCAACATCGCCATCACCGATGTTTCCGAGCAGCGCTTGGAACTGGCAAAGACCATGGGCATCGACCTGGCCGTGAATGTAGCGAACACGCGCATCAAGGAAGCCCAGCAGAAGCTGGGCATGGTTGAAGGCTTCGACTACGGCATGGAAATGTCCGGCCACAAGACTGCCCTGCCGGAAATGATCGAGAACATGAACCATGGCGGCAAGATCTGCATGCTGGGCCTGCCAAGCACCTCGATCGATATCAACTGGGGCAAGGTTGTCACCCACATGCTCACCCTGAAGGGCATCTACGGCCGCGAAATGTTCGAGACCTGGTACGCCATGAGCGCCATGCTGACCTCTTCAGAGGTCATGCGCGAACGCATTTCCTCGGTGGTCACCGACTTCCTTCCAGCTACCGA